One part of the Phragmites australis chromosome 3, lpPhrAust1.1, whole genome shotgun sequence genome encodes these proteins:
- the LOC133913521 gene encoding pyruvate kinase isozyme A, chloroplastic-like gives MATAARSIHLLTPPKPSKPSSYHLPVSSHFRPRPRRRGPRLAAASSDLTAFPDPPPTPNGVYVPFAAGSTAASIDVDAATEAELRENGFRSTRRTKLVCTVGPATCGAAELEALAVGGMNVARVNMCHGDREWHRGVIRAVRKLNDEKGFAVAVMMDTEGSEIHMGDLGGAPSAKAEDGEVWIFSVRSSDTSLPDKIIHVNYDGFAEDVKVGDELFVDGGMARFEVTEKLGPDVKCRCTDPGLLLPRANLTIWRDGSVVRERNAMLPTISSKDWLDIDFGISEGVDFIAVSFVKSAEVINHLKSYIAARSRGSDIWVISKIESIDALKNLEEIIRASDGVMVARGDLGAQIPLEQVPSIQQRIVKMCRQLNKPVIVASQLLESMIEYPTPTRAEVADVSEAVRQRADALMLSGESAMGRYPEKALSVLRSVSLRIERWWREEKRHEALELLDVSSSFSDKISEEICNSAAKMANNLGVDAVFVYTKDGHMASLLSRCRPDCPIFAFTPSTSVRRRLNLQWGLIPFRLSDSDDMESNLNRTFSLLKARGMVQSGDLVIALSDMLQSIQVMNVP, from the exons atggccaccGCCGCGCGCTCCATCCACCTCCTGACCCCGCCTAAGCCCTCTAAACCCTCCTCCTACCACCTCCCTGTCTCCTCCCACttccgcccccgcccccgccgccgcggcccccgcctcgccgccgcttcCTCCGACCTCACTGCCTTCCCCGACCCGCCCCCTACCCCGAACGGCGTCTACGTGCCGTTCGCGGCAGGCTCTACCGCGGCGTCCATCGACGTGGACGCCGCCACGGAGGCGGAGCTGCGGGAGAACGGGTTCCGGAGCACGCGCCGCACCAAGCTGGTCTGCACCGTGGGGCCCGCCACCTGCGGCGCCGCAGAGCTTGAGGCGCTCGCCGTCGGCGGCATGAACGTCGCGCGGGTCAACATGTGCCACGGCGACCGCGAGTGGCACCGCGGGGTCATCCGCGCTGTGCGGAAGCTCAACGACGAGAAGGGGTTCGCCGTCGCGGTCATGATGGACACCGAGGGGAGCGAGATCCACATGGGCGACCTCGGCGGCGCACCGTCCGCCAAGGCTGAG GATGGAGAAGTTTGGATATTTAGCGTTAGATCTTCTGACACGTCGCTGCCAGATAAAATCATTCATGTGAACTATGATGGCTTTGCTGAAG ATGTGAAAGTTGGCGATGAACTTTTTGTGGATGGTGGAATGGCTAGGTTTGAGGTCACTGAAAAGTTAGGGCCAGATGTGAAGTGCCGTTGCACGGATCCTGGTTTGTTGCTGCCACGGGCTAATCTTACTATTTGGCGCGATGGCAGTGTAGTGCGAGAGAGAAATGCTATGCTTCCTACAATTTCATCAAAG GATTGGCTTGACATAGATTTTGGAATCTCTGAAGGTGTAGATTTCATTGCTGTCTCATTTGTCAAGTCTGCAGAAGTAATTAATCATCTGAAGAGCTACATTGCTGCGCGGAGCCGTGGAAG TGATATATGGGTCATCTCAAAGATTGAGAGCATTGATGCTTTAAAGAACTTGGAGGAGATCATCCGTGCATCAGATGGAGTAATGGTAGCCAGAGGGGACTTAGGAGCACAAATCCCCCTGGAACAGGTCCCTTCCATCCAGCAGAGAATAGTTAAAATGTGCAGACAGCTCAACAAGCCAGTTATTGTTGCTTCTCAgcttctggaatcaatgatcgAGTATCCTACACCCACTAGGGCTGAGGTTGCTGATGTTTCTGAAGCAGTCCGCCAGCGTGCAGATGCTCTCATGCTTTCTGGTGAGTCAGCCATGGGGAGGTATCCCGAGAAGGCTCTCAGTGTCCTTAGGAGTGTTAGCCTAAGGATTGAAAGGTGGTGGAGAGAGGAGAAGCGCCACGAGGCGCTGGAGCTTCTAGATGTCTCGTCTTCCTTCTCTGATAAGATATCAGAGGAAATATGCAATTCTGCAGCTAAAATGG CCAACAACTTGGGAGTCGACGCTGTTTTCGTCTATACGAAGGATGGTCACATGGCCTCCCTGCTCTCGCGATGCCGCCCCGACTGCCCAATCTTCGCGTTTACACCCTCGACATCCGTCAGGAGACGTCTGAACCTCCAGTGGGGCCTCATCCCGTTCCGGCTCAGCGACTCCGACGACATGGAGAGCAACCTGAACCGCACCTTCTCCCTGCTCAAGGCCAGGGGCATGGTGCAGTCCGGCGACCTGGTGATCGCCCTCTCGGACATGCTGCAGTCCATCCAAGTGATGAATGTGCCCTAG